A portion of the Acanthopagrus latus isolate v.2019 chromosome 21, fAcaLat1.1, whole genome shotgun sequence genome contains these proteins:
- the LOC119010767 gene encoding double-stranded RNA-specific editase B2-like isoform X2 has protein sequence MLSTLISPIRHWDTGASSAEDADNSSTSSLETQDEKSPVDCDLLRKYHPSTFCSSFPKLGPRAVKRKQPLLDGLYQSHLTCKRASWAVTQKNALVQLNELRPGLRYEIVSKTGPLHAPVFSVGVEVNGFHFEGRGPTKKQAKMRAAELALRSFIQFPNASQAHATMSTFTGAPTDFTADRLDLPDTFLEEFEPTLRENCDLFHCNTARNEVFSSVYNHRRLVRLTLDFSTNPKRRALGASLLEHLNPVVLLNELRPGLRYMCLTERVHGRPVRSFVMVVRVEGRVFEGCGHSKRLAKAQAAAAALQEIYNISLGPERKVVGLQGSRAKNQLPQFFAESIFHLVREKYIQLTDGCFSTSHARHKVLAGIVMTRGFDLRSAQVVSLATGTKCLDSDSVSDRGGTLSDCHAEVVSRRALVRFLYAQLELLLSKSADCEERSIFVPNKGGGGVFRLRDGVLFHMYVSSSPCGDARLNCPYETTAAYPSRRFHCHLRVKVDGGEGTLPVTARRANQQWDKPVVTMSCTDKMAKWSVVGLQGALLSHLVEPVYLHSLTVGTLSHTGHLGRAMARRLAPVKHLPFPYRRQQLLLGCLSSSEVRPAGKAPNVSLNWSCGDGGLEEINSSTGRRKDSATASRLCRRSTFSRWLRLQQQVNGTEAAQVTYSASKMAAGRYQRAMQQFVGALQGGGLGTWLRKPPELGHFNISVCVED, from the exons ATGTTGTCGACCCTCATCAGTCCCATCAGGCACTGGGACACCGGAGCATCGTCGGCCGAGGACGCAGACAATTCAA GTACGAGCAGTTTGGAGACTCAGGATGAAAAAAGCCCGGTGGACTGTGATCTGCTGCGAAAGTATCATCCATCAACGTTTTGCTCAAGTTTCCCCAAACTCGGGCCGAGAGCTGTGAAGAGGAAGCAGCCGCTGCTGGACGGACTCTACCAGAGCCACTTGACCTGTAAGAGGGCGTCCTGGGCCGTGACCCAGAAGAACGCTCTGGTGCAGCTGAACGAGTTACGACCCGGTCTGAGATACGAGATCGTGTCAAAGACCGGCCCGCTGCACGCTCCGGTGTTTTCTGTCGGCGTGGAGGTAAACGGTTTCCACTTCGAGGGCAGAGGGCCGACAAAGAAGCAGGCGAAGATGCGGGCTGCAGAGCTGGCTCTCCGCTCCTTCATCCAGTTCCCCAACGCCTCGCAGGCTCACGCCACCATGTCCACCTTCACCGGCGCTCCGACAGacttcacagcagacagactggaCCTCCCCGACACGTTCCTCGAAGAGTTTGAGCCAACGCTGCGTGAAAACTGTGACCTCTTCCACTGCAACACAGCCAGAAACGAGGTTTTCTCCAGCGTTTACAACCACAGGCGACTCGTCCGGCTCACGCTGGACTTCTCAACGAATCCAAAAAGACGAGCGCTCGGCGCCTCACTTCTAGAGCACCTGAACCCAGTGGTGCTGCTCAACGAGCTGCGACCGGGACTCAGGTACATGTGCCTGACGGAGAGAGTCCACGGCAGGCCGGTGAGGAGTTTTGTGATGGTGGTTcgggtggaggggagggtgtTTGAAGGGTGTGGACACAGTAAGAGGCTGGCCAAGgctcaggcagcagcagccgcccTGCAGGAGATCTACAACATCAGTCTGGGACCGGAGAGGAAGGTCGTCGGCCTCCAGGGCAGCAGGGCCAAAAATCAGCTACCTCAG ttctTCGCAGAGTCGATCTTCCACCTGGTGAGAGAGAAATACATCCAGCTGACAGACGGTTGTTTCTCTACCTCGCACGCCCGTCACAAGGTCCTGGCGGGGATCGTGATGACCCGAG GATTTGACCTCAGATCAGCCCAGGTTGTGTCTCTGGCCACAGGGACAAAGTGTCTGGACTCGGACAGCGTGAGCGACCGCGGCGGGACGCTCAGCGACTGCCACGCCGAAGTCGTCAGCCGGAGGGCGCTGGTTCGATTCCTGTACGctcagctggagctgctgctcag TAAGTCAGCAGACTGCGAGGAACGATCCATCTTCGTACCAAATAAAGGCGGCGGCGGCGTTTTCCGACTGCGAGACGGCGTCCTCTTCCACATGTACGTCAGCTCGTCGCCGTGCGGAGACGCTCGACTCAACTGCCCGTACGAGACCACGGCTGCAT atcccagcaggagGTTTCACTGTCACCTCCGGGTGAAGGTGGACGGAGGCGAGGGGACGCTGCCCGTCACGGCACGAAGAGCCAATCAGCAATGGGACAAACCTGTCGTCACCATGTCCTGCACCGACAAGATGGCGAA GTGGAGCGTTGTGGGCCTCCAGGGGGCGCTCCTGTCTCACCTGGTGGAGCCGGTGTACCTGCACAGCCTGACGGTGGGGACGCTCAGCCACACGGGTCACCTGGGCCGAGCCATGGCACGCCGCCTCGCGCCCGTCAAGCACCTGCCCTTCCCGTACCGccggcagcagctgctgctcggCT GTCTGAGCAGCAGCGAGGTTCGACCCGCAGGAAAGGCGCCGAACGTCAGCTTGAACTGGAGCTGCGGTGACGGCGGCCTGGAGGAGATCAACAGCTCCACAGGACGGAGGAAGGACTCGGCGACGGCGTCGCGGCTCTGCAGACGCTCCACGTTCAGCCGCTggctgaggctgcagcagcag GTGAATGGGACTGAAGCCGCCCAGGTGACGTATTCTGCTTCCAAGATGGCCGCCGGGCGCTACCAGAGAGCGATGCAGCAGTTTGTCGGCGCTCTGCAGGGCGGAGGACTCGGGACGTGGCTCAGAAAACCTCCAGAACTGGGTCActtcaacatcagtgtgtgtgttgaagactga
- the LOC119010767 gene encoding double-stranded RNA-specific editase B2-like isoform X1 translates to MAAVNGTSSRNMERSDLRGKSKRKRRRRCKGKERSNMLSTLISPIRHWDTGASSAEDADNSSTSSLETQDEKSPVDCDLLRKYHPSTFCSSFPKLGPRAVKRKQPLLDGLYQSHLTCKRASWAVTQKNALVQLNELRPGLRYEIVSKTGPLHAPVFSVGVEVNGFHFEGRGPTKKQAKMRAAELALRSFIQFPNASQAHATMSTFTGAPTDFTADRLDLPDTFLEEFEPTLRENCDLFHCNTARNEVFSSVYNHRRLVRLTLDFSTNPKRRALGASLLEHLNPVVLLNELRPGLRYMCLTERVHGRPVRSFVMVVRVEGRVFEGCGHSKRLAKAQAAAAALQEIYNISLGPERKVVGLQGSRAKNQLPQFFAESIFHLVREKYIQLTDGCFSTSHARHKVLAGIVMTRGFDLRSAQVVSLATGTKCLDSDSVSDRGGTLSDCHAEVVSRRALVRFLYAQLELLLSKSADCEERSIFVPNKGGGGVFRLRDGVLFHMYVSSSPCGDARLNCPYETTAAYPSRRFHCHLRVKVDGGEGTLPVTARRANQQWDKPVVTMSCTDKMAKWSVVGLQGALLSHLVEPVYLHSLTVGTLSHTGHLGRAMARRLAPVKHLPFPYRRQQLLLGCLSSSEVRPAGKAPNVSLNWSCGDGGLEEINSSTGRRKDSATASRLCRRSTFSRWLRLQQQVNGTEAAQVTYSASKMAAGRYQRAMQQFVGALQGGGLGTWLRKPPELGHFNISVCVED, encoded by the exons ATGGCGGCAGTGAACGGGAcgagcagcagaaacatggaGAGGTCAGATCTGAGAGGAAAGtccaagaggaagaggaggaggaggtgcaaaGGCAAAG AGCGGAGCAACATGTTGTCGACCCTCATCAGTCCCATCAGGCACTGGGACACCGGAGCATCGTCGGCCGAGGACGCAGACAATTCAA GTACGAGCAGTTTGGAGACTCAGGATGAAAAAAGCCCGGTGGACTGTGATCTGCTGCGAAAGTATCATCCATCAACGTTTTGCTCAAGTTTCCCCAAACTCGGGCCGAGAGCTGTGAAGAGGAAGCAGCCGCTGCTGGACGGACTCTACCAGAGCCACTTGACCTGTAAGAGGGCGTCCTGGGCCGTGACCCAGAAGAACGCTCTGGTGCAGCTGAACGAGTTACGACCCGGTCTGAGATACGAGATCGTGTCAAAGACCGGCCCGCTGCACGCTCCGGTGTTTTCTGTCGGCGTGGAGGTAAACGGTTTCCACTTCGAGGGCAGAGGGCCGACAAAGAAGCAGGCGAAGATGCGGGCTGCAGAGCTGGCTCTCCGCTCCTTCATCCAGTTCCCCAACGCCTCGCAGGCTCACGCCACCATGTCCACCTTCACCGGCGCTCCGACAGacttcacagcagacagactggaCCTCCCCGACACGTTCCTCGAAGAGTTTGAGCCAACGCTGCGTGAAAACTGTGACCTCTTCCACTGCAACACAGCCAGAAACGAGGTTTTCTCCAGCGTTTACAACCACAGGCGACTCGTCCGGCTCACGCTGGACTTCTCAACGAATCCAAAAAGACGAGCGCTCGGCGCCTCACTTCTAGAGCACCTGAACCCAGTGGTGCTGCTCAACGAGCTGCGACCGGGACTCAGGTACATGTGCCTGACGGAGAGAGTCCACGGCAGGCCGGTGAGGAGTTTTGTGATGGTGGTTcgggtggaggggagggtgtTTGAAGGGTGTGGACACAGTAAGAGGCTGGCCAAGgctcaggcagcagcagccgcccTGCAGGAGATCTACAACATCAGTCTGGGACCGGAGAGGAAGGTCGTCGGCCTCCAGGGCAGCAGGGCCAAAAATCAGCTACCTCAG ttctTCGCAGAGTCGATCTTCCACCTGGTGAGAGAGAAATACATCCAGCTGACAGACGGTTGTTTCTCTACCTCGCACGCCCGTCACAAGGTCCTGGCGGGGATCGTGATGACCCGAG GATTTGACCTCAGATCAGCCCAGGTTGTGTCTCTGGCCACAGGGACAAAGTGTCTGGACTCGGACAGCGTGAGCGACCGCGGCGGGACGCTCAGCGACTGCCACGCCGAAGTCGTCAGCCGGAGGGCGCTGGTTCGATTCCTGTACGctcagctggagctgctgctcag TAAGTCAGCAGACTGCGAGGAACGATCCATCTTCGTACCAAATAAAGGCGGCGGCGGCGTTTTCCGACTGCGAGACGGCGTCCTCTTCCACATGTACGTCAGCTCGTCGCCGTGCGGAGACGCTCGACTCAACTGCCCGTACGAGACCACGGCTGCAT atcccagcaggagGTTTCACTGTCACCTCCGGGTGAAGGTGGACGGAGGCGAGGGGACGCTGCCCGTCACGGCACGAAGAGCCAATCAGCAATGGGACAAACCTGTCGTCACCATGTCCTGCACCGACAAGATGGCGAA GTGGAGCGTTGTGGGCCTCCAGGGGGCGCTCCTGTCTCACCTGGTGGAGCCGGTGTACCTGCACAGCCTGACGGTGGGGACGCTCAGCCACACGGGTCACCTGGGCCGAGCCATGGCACGCCGCCTCGCGCCCGTCAAGCACCTGCCCTTCCCGTACCGccggcagcagctgctgctcggCT GTCTGAGCAGCAGCGAGGTTCGACCCGCAGGAAAGGCGCCGAACGTCAGCTTGAACTGGAGCTGCGGTGACGGCGGCCTGGAGGAGATCAACAGCTCCACAGGACGGAGGAAGGACTCGGCGACGGCGTCGCGGCTCTGCAGACGCTCCACGTTCAGCCGCTggctgaggctgcagcagcag GTGAATGGGACTGAAGCCGCCCAGGTGACGTATTCTGCTTCCAAGATGGCCGCCGGGCGCTACCAGAGAGCGATGCAGCAGTTTGTCGGCGCTCTGCAGGGCGGAGGACTCGGGACGTGGCTCAGAAAACCTCCAGAACTGGGTCActtcaacatcagtgtgtgtgttgaagactga